The following proteins come from a genomic window of Amaranthus tricolor cultivar Red isolate AtriRed21 chromosome 14, ASM2621246v1, whole genome shotgun sequence:
- the LOC130800179 gene encoding uncharacterized protein LOC130800179, which yields MHIIKYLRSLQIRPNFVKKISLIQARHLQTDVFETTKVKYKYPPVYDPYGPRPPPSEKVTQLADQIMALTAEERAQIGSALREVLKHPKLEKISTEGLDLSGPAAGDAAQAEEKKEEKTAFDVKLEKFDAAAKIKVIKEVRALTNLGLKEAKDLVEKAPAILKQGVTKEEAAVIIEKIKAAGGTAAME from the coding sequence atgcatatcATTAAGTATTTAAGGAGCTTACAAATAAGGCCCAATTTcgttaaaaaaatttctctaaTTCAAGCTCGTCATCTCCAAACTGATGTTTTCGAGACAACAAAAGTTAAGTACAAGTATCCCCCTGTTTATGACCCATATGGCCCAAGACCACCCCCCTCAGAAAAAGTCACTCAGCTAGCTGATCAAATCATGGCCTTAACTGCAGAAGAAAGAGCTCAAATTGGTTCAGCTCTTAGAGAAGTGCTCAAACACCCCAAGTTGGAGAAAATTTCTACCGAAGGCTTAGACTTGAGCGGTCCAGCTGCTGGAGATGCTGCCCAAGCCGaggagaagaaagaagaaaaaacagCCTTCGATGTGAAGTTGGAAAAGTTTGATGCTGCTGCCAAGATCAAGGTGATCAAAGAAGTCAGGGCTTTGACGAATCTGGGACTGAAGGAAGCCAAAGATCTAGTTGAAAAAGCCCCCGCGATACTTAAACAAGGAGTCACAAAAGAGGAGGCTGCTGTTATTATTGAGAAGATAAAGGCCGCCGGAGGAACTGCAGCGATGGAGTAA
- the LOC130800181 gene encoding uncharacterized protein LOC130800181, with translation MDIDSMSTSCLMKCLNGGMDSVHDCSKGIAELAPTHHLHRGITCFDIVEVYLPEWTVRQMGFVQAIPSFYETSQGYTTGTRYLPLLLRLCTWRHGVGSPIVPAFVIRHFVRHLFHQRLILVTLTGSECAPTHT, from the exons ATGGACATTGACTCAATGAGTACCAGctgtttgatgaaatgcctgAATG gtggaatggactccgtacatgactgCTCCAAGGGCATTGCTGAATTAGCACCCACACACCACCTTCATcggggtatcacttgctttgatatcgtcgaggtgtatttgccagAGTGGACAGTGCGACAGATGGGctttgtgcaggctattccctCCTTCTATGAGACCAGCCAAGGCTAtacgaccggcacacggtacctaccTTTGCTTCTCCGGCTGTGTacttggaggcatggagtaggttcccctatagtgCCCGCCTTTGTGATTAGGCACTTCGTCaggcatctgttccatcagaggttgatcctagttacgttgactggttcagagtgtgCTCCCACCCATACGTAG